The Corvus hawaiiensis isolate bCorHaw1 chromosome 9, bCorHaw1.pri.cur, whole genome shotgun sequence genomic sequence CCCAAAAGTGTGGGCAATCCCGGTGGGAACGAGTCCCAGCCGTGCCCTGTGCTCCCCGAGGTGCGGATGTACACGCTGGAGGAGGACAAGTTCCTGTCCTTCCGCATCGAGATGTCCGTCTGCATCACGGCCAGCCGAGCCTTCTCCCTGCTGTCCAACCTGCGGCGCCGGCACGAGTGGGACAGCCACTACGTGTGAGTGCTGCAGGCTGCCCCCAAAATCACACCCCCGACTTCAAGGCTTGTGGTTGAGCATCCCTTGGGGCTTTCCTGGGAGCCACTGTGTTGCCTTGCTTGCTCTTAGAGACCCTgcactgtgtccctgtcctggctcCATCTGGGCTGATGGCTGCACTTTGCTgaagaaaatacttattttggGTCCCCCCAAATATCTTGGGTCTGGCGGTGGGCCGTAAATGTGCAAGGCCCAGATTCAGGGGGCACGACAGGGTTTCTGTGACCAGTCTCCTTCCCTCACAGGAGTGCTGAGCTTGTCCAGAAGGTCGATGATGATGACATGATCTACCACGTGGTGAGCCAGAAGCTCAGGCACGAGAACAAACCGCAGGACTTCGTGATCCTGGCGTCCCGGCGGAAGCCCTGCAGCAAGGGGTGAGTGTCCAGCCCGacccctgctccctgccatcCAAGCTGGGCCACCTCACCGGGCTCTGTCCTCCCCAGGGACCCCTACGTGGTGGCCTTTCGGTCAGTGACGCTGCCCACCCACCCCGCCAGAGCCGAATTCACGCGCGGGGAGACGCTCTGCTCCGGGTTCTGCATTTGGCCAGAGTCAGAGGAGATGAGCAAGGTGGGACGCTGTGGCTGTGctcccacagcccatgggggagGCCCCCCCCTCCTGTGCCCCTGCTGACCTTGTCCTGTGCCTTGCAGGTGGCTTATTACAACCAGGCTATGCCAGGGTACCTCAACTACGTCACCACCAACGTGGCGGGACTGTCCTCTGACATCTGCTCCACCTTCGAAGCCTGTGAGAAGTTCCTGCTGAAGAACAAGGAGGACCTGATCTCACGGCTGCAGGACTTCTAGAGCCATGCTGACCCCCTGCTGATAGATGGACAGACAGATGAGGGGACACTTCTGTGGTGGAAGGGGACGTGGGATGATGGCACCCAGACCCTGCCTCCCTGGGGGCTTTGGTCGCAGGGGCTGGGGTGGAGGGGCATTACTGTACCACCTCATCCCTTGCACTGATGTGTCatatcttttcttccttctttttttattttatttagaaattttatAAGCTGATGTACGGGACTGGGTTTTCTAGTTCACTTAACGCTACTTGAATCTTTATATGATCCAAAGTCTTCCCAaaacagattcttttttttaactggttcCTTTTGAGGCACCAAAGGGAAAGAGTGGGCAGTGATACAGGGAGGGTGCTGTACCCTCCCTGGTGTAGGGATGGCTGCTGGAACATCCCACTCTCCCCAGGACTGCTCCTTTTCCTAGGCAGGGCTGCaaactgctcctgctcctcctgggctGAAATCCCACCCCATGGGACCGTGGAAGGAGCAACAGTAAAAGTGcattgaaaggaaaaacatcCATATGTGCTCTGGGTGAGTGTCTGCTCCAGGGACTTGCTGTGTGTTGAGCTTGGAGCAGGGATCCTGCACCCATGGCACACCTGGGGCTCAGGTGGATGTGGGGTTCTTTGAGGCAGGAttctgctgcaggaaagggGTGGTGCTCCCTGCAAGTGGCTTTTGGGGACTGCCTTGAGGTATTGCTGCCATATCTGGGGCAGCCCTCCTCATCCCGCTCTGGTGGGTGCACCAACACCTTGAGATGTAAACCCCAAACTGCCTCAGAGgtgctggaaaaggagaagacaagAGCCAAACCTTGTTCCCCTAAgtctgggatgctctgggaaaGCCACCAGAATGAAGCAGGTGTGACAGTGGAAGTGCTGCTCATTAGCCACAGCCCAGGGGACATCTGCCCTCAGAGCATCTGTGGAGAGCCCCCTCCCAGGCCTTCCTGGGTCACACAGCCAGAGGTTTTCTGATGGCATTGAGGTTTCTGGAAGGCTTGCTGCCTGCTGGAAAATGAATGAGCCCTGGAAGCCCTCAGGCACACAGAGCTTCGGGCACAGCAGGTGCCAGCTGTGCCCttgcctctgcctgcagagccctgcGCTTAATCCCAAGGATAAGCAAATGATGGTGATGCTGTGCGTGGGGTGCAGTGAGGCCATGGGGCACCAGAAATGAGCACAAGGTCTTTTCCAGATGTTTTGTCCCTCTGCAGCACCCCATCCCTTTGCTACCCAAATTCCCCACTCAGTTTATAAGCAGAAGgagctcctgcccctctcctgtgGGCACTAGCCAGTGGCTCCCACACTTGGGCTGGCTGTGGCCATAAACCCCTAATCTCTGCTGTACCTCCCATCATAAACATCTCAGCTCAACGCCTGGCACGGCTGTGCCCCGACCTCCCAAAGATAAAGCCATCTCAGGCTGAACATAGTACAAAACATTCAATTTTTATTGAGCCCTCTTATCTCCCAAAACTCAGAGCAATCCTGCCTTTTTATCACCAGGACGAGCGCCATCCTTTCTACTTACTGTTAGGAATTGCTGCTGCTTGATTAAGTGGAGGGGATGATGTATTTGCCTGAACATTAAACTTTAACTGacctctccttctcctcaagTATTGTGCTTTTTCCCGCTGGGAGGCCCCGGTCAGccctggctccagcctggctgggtcCCTGGGGATGCAGGGTGATGGAGCAGGAGTGACCTGGGGGCACGGCAGAGCGCTGCAGCAGTGTGAGGCATCGTGTGGTTTGTGTTTTTGGGAGAAaactgcagccctgcagcatcTGCTGGCCCTCAGGAGGGCATGGACAGCAGGACTGGGCAGcttggagcatccctggagcgCCCATCTCCACTGCCTcatcccacagagcagcaggcaccTGATGGTGACTGTCCTTACCAGCCTTTCCTAGAGCCCTTTCTTTGCCCTCCCCATGAAATGAACCTTCCCAGGACCAATTCAGCAATCAATCACCATTTTTCTTAATcccttcaaaaaaaagaaaaaaataaggggAACTACTccctgctctgagcaacctTCCAACCTACAGCTTCTTTGCACAAAAACACCTTGGAGCTCTCGGCTGCTAATTCCTGCATGGAGGCAAATCATTTGGAGAGGCAGATCTGGGAccttgggagcagcagggctctgtgctggctgctggcagagcccaTCACTGCCTTCCTGCCCAGGATGATGCAGGGAACAAAGCCCCACCTAAGGACCACGGCTGCCTTCCCTGGGCCCCTGCCATCCAGGGCTGCTGAAGGATGGAGCAGGGGAAACATCCCAAAAATGCCCAGaagctttagaaaaagaaaaggccatGAAGACAGCTGGGGATTTACAGGCCAGCACTCCAGGTTGGGTGTGGGCACCTTCTCCAGTGTGCTGCCATCATGAGAAGGTTTAAGGACCTGATTTTATGGATGCCTAAATAAATACATGGAGCTAATACATCACAATACAGGGTATATTTATCTGCTTTGCAGGAGTGGGATGGAATTAGACGGCGGTGTCTCTCGCAAGGCCAGCCCCGCTGTAATTCATGCCCTGAGGCGCCCAGccgaggggaggaggaggagttcTGCAGGCAACATTATTGATGGGCTACTCCCAGaagcttttaattaattttcagagcACTCCTTGCAGTGGATTAGGCAGCTCCGTCAAAGCCTCCCTCCACCCACTGCTGCCCGTGCTCCTGTGCGGGGTCTGGGGCAGCGGGGTGAGCCTGGGGCCCCCTGCTCCTCCAAGCCCCCAGGCTTTTGGTTAAACAGtacagaagctgctgctgtttttaaacAGGGGGGCTTCTCCCAGCCAAGAGGCCTCTTTGGTGGCCACAGCGTGGGCAGGTGTATTTGTCAGggcttttctcttcccctttttaTTGACTTTCTGCTTGTTCCTGCTGCCAGGGGTCAGTCGGGGCGTTGGCTGGACTTTGCCAAAAGTCCACCCAAACCGGCTGGTTCCTAGGTGCTGACACAGTGCCCTGCCCCTGAGATACGAGGGGTTTGAGCACCGGGGTTGCAGCCCAGCCGGGTGTGTGGTGGTGAGGCTGGaatggggctgtgccagctccaaaGCCTTCCCTGAGTAAGCAGATTGTGAACCTGAACTGCATTTGCCCTGCGAGCAGCAAGGTGACAGCAGCAACCACAGCTCAGCGCCGAATCCGGGGGTGACCTGGCTGACATGGAGGGACCTGTCCCCATCCAGGACGCCATGGCAGGTGACACGCAGCCCTCCAACACCATCAAACTGCTGcacctgcttttcctctccacCTCCTGGGGAATGCAGGTCTGGGTGACCTTTGTGGCCGGTAGGTTGGGCTCTGTTGTGCTCTCTGCCcggggggtggcacaggggagggGGCTTTGCCCCAGGACTTACCTGCTGTCCCCCTCGCAGGGTTTGTGATGAGCAGGCACCTCCCTCGCCACACCTTCGGCTCCATCCAGCGTGAGCTCTTCCCCTACTACTTCCACATCAGCTCCACCTGTGCCTTCCTCAACCTGACCCTGTTTGCCATGTCCCACCCCAGCGAGCGGCTCGGCGAGGAGCACACGACCCAGGTAGCCCCCTCTTTCAAACAggagctgcccacagcccaaaccccttcctctgctccactcAGGCTGGCTTGCCCACGATGGAGACCCACGCACGGCTCCGGGTAGAAGCAGCCCGTTAGCACCCAGACTGCAGCGAGccaggggggctgggggagaaaTTTAACCCACCACACGTGCGAGGTGCTCACAGCGGGCTTTGCTCCCTCGCAGATCATCGTCTTCCTCGTCTGCATCGCCGCTTCTGTGCTGAACACGCAGTGGTTCGGGCAGGTCACCTCCGACATCGTGGCCGAGCTGCACCTGGTGGAGCgcagccaggggctggggcaggaggtgggGCTGGCGGCCAGCGAGCCCCGCAGGCAGCTCCGAGCCTCCAACCCCAGCTACAGGCAGCTGGCCCGGCGCTTCGCCCTCTTCCACGCTCTGTCCTCCCTCTGCAACCTCTGCTGCATCGTGTGCAACGGGCTGAGCCTGTACCACCTGGCTGCCCGGCTCTCTGCCCTCTGAGGGCAGGACACTGCCAGGGGATGGCTGGCCAGAGCCCACCCCCTGCTGCCTTGCTGTAAAGCAACCCTGAGCTTTGGACATTAAACTGCAGCATCCTCAGGTGGAGATACTCTCGCTGTATTTGTGCACGGTGCGGAAATTTAGGGATAGcgaaatggaaatgttttctctAGAGCTGTCTGCAGCCGGCCTCCATGATGGAAGCAGGAGTGTTTTATGGCTGAACAGCTTTCTAATGCCCTGTGCATTAGCTGTGTCTAAAGCTGCAGTGTATTCCTGCAGTCACAGAGAGactgcagaagagaaagaaatgagagaTTGAGAATTACTTCTAATTAAAAGCCAAAAGCTAATACAGAAGCACAGAAGACCCTGGATGTTGGCTGTACCAGTTAATGTAATGGATAAGGTTGTTATGTTGGGGTTTACAATCAGTGTGTGTCATTCTCTTGTATTTCACAGTCAGACAAAATGTTGTCTCATTCATTAGGCAGAAGTCAGCCTAGTTAAAATAGCCATGTTTATTGCAGGTTCTGCAGGACAGCCAGTAAGGTATCAAAAGGGTCAGTCAAACACTGCTCCACACAGAGAGCTCTGCTGTaccctggccagcagcagagccaagccagcagctgctgagtcCCAGGCAGGAACCTGACTGCATCCACCCCGCTGCAACAGGCAGGCACCTCCCCAGGCCACTGCTGTTAAACCCCAGCAACGACAGCCCACCTCGGAAGAAATGTGTGATTCTTCTCAGGTGAGGAAGTacattcccagctgctgttACTGCAACCACAGCCAGTGTTTGGCACTGCTTCAGGTTTATTTCAAAACCACATACAGCCCATCATAGAGGAGACCTTCTGCAAGCCAGCTGGGTTtccttttaaacaaataatCCCCTCATGTTCTCCCCTTCATTCTCCTATGCTGCTCCCCTGGAAGTTTCCCTGTGTGCCAAGATTATTTTCCTCCCCTGAAGAGTGCAAGGTATTTTTGTTCAAGCAGAAGtttgcagcctggagctgggctaACAAACAGCAGCCTCTTGCACAGAactccttgtttctttcttgcCCATTACAATCGGTGCACCTTCTTGCCAGAGAAGTATTTCTTAGAGAAAGGAGAACGCTTGGCAAATACCAAAACTGTCGGGGTCCCGGCCTTTACAAAATACCTGTAAAGATTAAAAGGAGTCCTTGGCTTCCTTGTAGCTCACCCAGTGTCCTGCAGAGCAAGTGACTTCTGCCCAGCTCCATAAAGACTGACCTCCCAAAGGCTGGTGAGGAGCTTTTGTTCTGATTAGCAGAGCCTCTTGGAGCCAGGGCTAAGCACATCTGAGGAGTGTTTTATGAATCAACTCATCTCCCAACAGcttcttttaattaaagcagTTGCTATTCTCCCTCTGGAAGGAGGTTTCTTTTGCAACTGCCCTTGCAGCCTGAAATCTGAGGGTTTATGGACACTGCTGAGTTTTGTGGAGTGATGGAGATCCCACTCCCACTGCGACAGACCGAGCCCCCcatgctgtgcagcagctccagccagctgCGAGATGGTGCaactcagcagcacaggctgtacAGAAACTTTCTGGCTTCACAAACAGCAAATTCTTCTCTCTCAATAACAGCACAACACTTTAAAGGCAGTTTCAGAGGGGAACAGTGCTGTGTGCTGCGCCAGGGGCTGCTCACGCAGCAGTATGAACAGCGAGAGCATTGTTAACCTTCAACATGCTCTTTATAGGCTGCTgcctggttttcctttttttttttttttttttttttaaagtagtacTGTGTAGCTGGAATCTGGAATAgcccttctgtgctgctcagctgtgcccagctccctttcccatctccatccagtcctggaaagagttgttcatttttttggggaaaaaaaatatgtaagtcGCTAAAGCCAGGCACAAAATCCTTGCAGCTTATACCTTCAAGAGGTAGGACTATTAAGTCAGAGAAGAGTTAGGACTATTTAACAACAAACTGGACTTAAAGCTCAtagtttttgccttttttcccctggacATGGACAGGTACAGCCTCACCTTTCGTGCTGCAGCACTTGTAGCAATGTGTGTTCTGGGTTCACCTCatacatttcttctctttcttcgtCTTCAAAATAGAGCTGGAAAAGAATTTGGGGGATTTATTAAGGTACATGAAGGGAAGTACTACGCTGCTGAAAGCCCAGTAACAGCACACCATTATCAGCTGGGGGTTTATCAAGCCTCTGTGGCTTGACCTGATTGTCGGATACAAAATTCACTGAGGCAGAAATTGTGTGAATTCCAAGTTTTCCCTATATAAACCAGCTTAGGTTCtcctggcagtggcagcaggaaggCAAAATACACTGGCTGTTCCCATGCTTTACAGGCAATCAATCCAAATCTAAGGGCTGCTTTTTAACAGGTGAGATGCAGCAATGTTATGTGATAAACTGAGTGGGTTTGGAGGTATTTGAACAAAATAGAGTTGATTTAAGAGATTAAAATCCAGCAACGGTGCCTTAGACTGTAAATACACATAGGTTTTAACCTGGAAAAGTACACAGCCTCTGTCCTTCTGGACCTGTCTGCCCACCAtacac encodes the following:
- the TMEM205 gene encoding transmembrane protein 205, whose protein sequence is MEGPVPIQDAMAGDTQPSNTIKLLHLLFLSTSWGMQVWVTFVAGFVMSRHLPRHTFGSIQRELFPYYFHISSTCAFLNLTLFAMSHPSERLGEEHTTQIIVFLVCIAASVLNTQWFGQVTSDIVAELHLVERSQGLGQEVGLAASEPRRQLRASNPSYRQLARRFALFHALSSLCNLCCIVCNGLSLYHLAARLSAL